The region TACTTTCCTGCCTTTATAGGAACCGCAATGTGGACAGATTCTATGCATCGTTTTAGGCTGCTTGCACTCTGGGCAGAGCGACACTGAAGGCTCTGCTACCTTCCAGTGCGTACGCCTTTTTTGAGACCGCGCATTGGAATGTCTCCTTTTTGGATTAGCCATCTAAAACCTCCTTAAAAATTATCAATTTTCTGCTATTCTGCACTTACACTCTTCCCTGTTTAAATTCACCCTGCAAGTTAAGCATATTCCAGCACAGCCCTCCCTACAAAGCGGCTTCTGAGGATAGCTCAGTATTACCTCTTCCCTGATGCTATCACTGATATCAATAGAGTCAGAATTCTGAATATTATAGTTCAAAATACAATTTTTATCAAAGGGAAGTTTAAACTCATCTAAACACCTGCTGCAAAAAAGCTTCAGAATATGCTCTATCCTAGATTCAATTATAAGCTCACCAGTTGCTATTTCAATGCTCATATCCAATCTCAAAAGACCTTCAAAAGCAACTGCAGCTTCCTCCGAACCATCTACCTCTAAATCCATCAACAAAACCTTAGGTTCAAGCTCTAAGGTTCTCTTTAGTCCCTCAGGAGGAACACTCTTAATGTTTATCACTAAAGCATCTATCATCTTTTCAGCAACCTCAGCCCTTCTCTGGCAATCATAAGCTCTTCATCTGTGGATACAACAAGGACCTTTGCATTAAATTTACCTAGGATAAATTTAAGTCTCTTCTTTATATCTCTTCTCAGCCTTAACTGGTTCTCTCCTATACCGCCTGTGAGCACAACTGCATCAACACCTTCTAAGATACCGACATAGGAGGATATATATTTTATAAGCCTATAGAGAAAGATGTCGTAAGCAAGGCGTGCCCGCTTATTTTTATTAAGCATTGCTTGCTCAATAACCCTCATATCATTACTTAGACCAGAGATACCCAGGAGCCCACTCTCCCTATTTAAGATTTTATCTATCTCAGTACAGCTAAATCCTTTCTGCTCTAAAAACAATATAATGGCTGGGTCTATATCCCCCGACCTTGTACCCATGACAAGACCCTCTAAAGGAGTAAAGCCCATGCTTGTATCAATTGACCGCCCGCCTTTAATAGCTGTAATACTGCAGCCATTACCAAGATGGCAACTTATAATCTTAGTCTCTTTTAACTTTTTATTTAAAACCTTAGCTGCTTCCAAAGCTATATAGTTATGACTAGTACCGTGAAAACCATATCTTCTTATCTTATACTGACGATAAAATTTATAAGGAATAGCATAACTGTAAGCATATTCAGGAATAGTATGATGGAAGGCTGTATCAAAGACAGCAATCTGGGGAATATTCTTCAACAATTTAATAGATGCCTCAATAGATAATACCGCCGGAGGATTATGCAGCGGAGCCAAGTGACTGCATTTTTTAATATAGTTTAAAACTTTATTATTTATAACAACAGACTCTTTAAACTTCTCGCCTCCATGGACCACTCTATGGCCAACTCCTATTAGAGAAGAGATATCTTTTGTCTTTTTCTTTATTGCATCTAAAATAAAATCAATGGCTTTGTGGTGATCAGGTATATTTAGTCGCAGCTCTCTATCTTGAGTCTTAAAAAAAGATAACTCTTCGCCAATCTTTTCGATAACACCTTTTTCAGCCAAAGATAATCTATCACCTACCTTAAAGAGGCTATATTTAATAGAAGAACTTCCTGAATTAATTGTTAAAAACCACATTTATTGTCTATTTAGTTGAGCCATTATTGAAATAACAGCTGCATCAAGCACTATCTCTTCTACCTCGCAGCCTCTAGAGAGATCGCTGCCGGGATATCTAGTTCCTAGGAATATGGGACCTAGAGCATTCGCAGACGTCAATCTGTCAACCAGCTTATAGCATATATTACCGCTATTTAAATCGGGGAATATTAAGACATTTGCGCGTCCTGCTACCGTAGACTTAGAGCATTTTATATCTGCAACAGTTTTTACTATAGCAGCATCACCCTGCATCTCACCATCAACATTTAAATCCGGTCTTCTCTCTTTAACTAACTTAATTGCAGCTCTTATCTTACCTACGCTTTCACCAGAAGCGCTACCATGACTAGAATAGCTTAAAAAAGCTATATAAGGCTCCTCCTGAAAGAGAGATTTAAAAAGGTCTCCAGAGTTAATAGCAATATCGGCAAGCTGCTGGAAGTCAGGTGAGAGGATAACTCCGCAATCTGCAAATATAAACTTACCTTTATAGCCGAACTCTTCAATGCCCGTATCCATCAAAAAACAACTCGACACAGAACTTCCTTCTCTAGCTCCTATGCAGTGAATAACCGCCCTTGCTACATCTTTTGTGGTATAGGCTGCCCCCGCTATTACAGCATCAGCTAACCCCTCTCTTACCATTAAAGCGGCAATAAAAACCGAGTTGGACTCTAAGAGATTTTTAATTTTATCCTTAGCTATGTTTTTATTTTTTCTCAAATCACTATAAATATCTACATATTTTTTAATTAGATCTTCATCCTTAGGATTTATAATATTAATCCCCGATAAATCGTCGAAATTATCCTGTTCTAGAAAGATAGTAGGCCGGGCAATATTCCTCTCCTTTATCTCTCTTACAGCATCTCTAATCCTGGGGTCATCTCCTTCCGGGAATATAATCCTGCCTGGATTTAGTGAGGCTTTCTTTATCAACTCTTGCATAATTATACTATTTAGACCTCTTTAGTTTAGCATTCAATCTCTCTGTAGCAGACTGCGGAAGAAAACTAGAGATATCCGCTCCTAAAGAGGCTGCCTCTTTTATCAGCCTGGATGA is a window of Candidatus Kaelpia aquatica DNA encoding:
- a CDS encoding YceD family protein, which codes for MIDALVINIKSVPPEGLKRTLELEPKVLLMDLEVDGSEEAAVAFEGLLRLDMSIEIATGELIIESRIEHILKLFCSRCLDEFKLPFDKNCILNYNIQNSDSIDISDSIREEVILSYPQKPLCREGCAGICLTCRVNLNREECKCRIAEN
- a CDS encoding acetate kinase, encoding MWFLTINSGSSSIKYSLFKVGDRLSLAEKGVIEKIGEELSFFKTQDRELRLNIPDHHKAIDFILDAIKKKTKDISSLIGVGHRVVHGGEKFKESVVINNKVLNYIKKCSHLAPLHNPPAVLSIEASIKLLKNIPQIAVFDTAFHHTIPEYAYSYAIPYKFYRQYKIRRYGFHGTSHNYIALEAAKVLNKKLKETKIISCHLGNGCSITAIKGGRSIDTSMGFTPLEGLVMGTRSGDIDPAIILFLEQKGFSCTEIDKILNRESGLLGISGLSNDMRVIEQAMLNKNKRARLAYDIFLYRLIKYISSYVGILEGVDAVVLTGGIGENQLRLRRDIKKRLKFILGKFNAKVLVVSTDEELMIAREGLRLLKR
- the rpmF gene encoding 50S ribosomal protein L32, with amino-acid sequence MANPKRRHSNARSQKRRTHWKVAEPSVSLCPECKQPKTMHRICPHCGSYKGRKVVVKDES
- a CDS encoding phosphate acyltransferase, encoding MQELIKKASLNPGRIIFPEGDDPRIRDAVREIKERNIARPTIFLEQDNFDDLSGINIINPKDEDLIKKYVDIYSDLRKNKNIAKDKIKNLLESNSVFIAALMVREGLADAVIAGAAYTTKDVARAVIHCIGAREGSSVSSCFLMDTGIEEFGYKGKFIFADCGVILSPDFQQLADIAINSGDLFKSLFQEEPYIAFLSYSSHGSASGESVGKIRAAIKLVKERRPDLNVDGEMQGDAAIVKTVADIKCSKSTVAGRANVLIFPDLNSGNICYKLVDRLTSANALGPIFLGTRYPGSDLSRGCEVEEIVLDAAVISIMAQLNRQ